A window of Saccharomyces paradoxus chromosome XIII, complete sequence genomic DNA:
CTCTAAAGCTTATCTCCACAAAGAATTGGACAAGAAATCATCCTAGAAATACACGTTTGCTCACTCGATCTTAATCACATAGAGTGCTGGAACGCGAAGAAATGGGTATGTGCCTCGGTTTTCTGATTAACCCCTTTTGATCCATAACGGTcctcttttgtttccttttctttttgttttttatttttatgtttactattttcttctgttttAGTCATACGTAGGAATTATTGCATGAAAGAGGATATAATATTCATGTGgatttttgagaaaaaaaatcatgtTTAAATAGCCACTAACAATTGAACAATCTTCTATCTTGGcctcttctcttttttttttatttgtctAAAATTGAGCTGATTAGACATGGTCTTGCAATGTTTTGACCCGCTTTAATCAGCTGGTTTTCCTGCGAAGAAGAGAAGGTCACGGAATGTCTACATATGTTTCTATTCAGGAACGAATAATACatctaataataatggcaCTACGAAGAAAATGTCCCTAGAAGAGTTTCTAGGAAATGACACTTTAGGCGAGTCAGTATGGGATGAGGAAGATATTAACTTGGATGCTATAAGCAACACTACGAATATcgatattttgaaacaaacTAAGGCAGGCAGCGAGCATCAACGTGATGGTCACCAACAGAACCCACAAGGTAGCCATGGACCCATGAACAGATCACGCTTTTCTAATTCAGGTCCTTTTGGTGGTAGTGGCATGGGGGATTTTGCAAATCATCACCACCCACTGCAGCATCAGCAAGGCCCTCCTTATATTGTTAAGTTTTCTGATTTACCACCGAGATTTTCCAACTTTGACATTGAAGACCTTTTCCAGGCAAAGTTTACTAAATTCATTAAGTTTAAACTGTTTTGGGAGGTAAATAAAAACCCCAGTATTTCTACTTTGAAATCAGGGTCAGCCTTCgatcaaaattttaaacGTGACTCCAAGGTAGCATTTGTCGAGTTATACACATCTCGTGATATGGACAAGATTTTGAACTATTGGACCGCGCCTCTGAAGGAAATTTATCACATTACCACAGCACCCGCAGAATTCGACGATTTCAAAGATTATAGCACGAAGGTGAAATTGTTAACGGATCCTAAAGATGATGCCGGTAAACCATTCATCACCAAGAAACAGAGATCAAAATCCAATCCTTTTGGAAGCGCCAAACCAGTTGATACGCAATCGAAGATTTtggatattgaagaaaaaatggaaaatcTACATGTAGAAGATACAACGACTCTGAGGGCATCATTGATTCCTAGTAGTGATTCTGCGGCGACTACCGCGGCTGGCAGCAAGATCACAATCctgaaaaagcaaacatCTACAGAGGAGGAATCACATTCTGCAACCCCAACCCCCAAGCCTTTAAGTTACTCCGAAGCAGTGGAGAGATCTGCGGTTAATGAAACTTCCAAGAAAGGAACTCCGTTAAGCAAGCTTGGTTCACCAATTCTTGAATTACAATCTAAGGCCGATAAATCAGAAGAGTTCAAAGGAGGGGATGAGCAAGGCTTTGAGAAAtgtgatgatgataaaacTCAAACAGATGTCTCAAGTGATAAAGATAAAGCCGCAGAAACAGATACTGATAAACAATTCACTTTCAAGAATGTGGAAAGAGAACATAATACGGGTAGGGCCAAATATAACGGGAACcataacaacaataatggCAATTTTAGAGGAAGTAATAGATATCGTGGAGGCTCCAATAGCAGCAATTATAAAGGTGCGCATAACAATCGTGGTAATCGCGGCGGATATCGCGGTGGCAGCTCatacaacaacaacaataacaacaacactaatgataataataataataataataataataacaataataataatattaatggTTCGAGATATCATGATCGACAAAACAATGAAGATGGGGTAAACTCAGATTCATCCTCAGATGCCTcaggaaacaaaaagaatgatTTTACGAACTCAGCATCCAATACACAACAATATTCCATCTTCAAACCAGCAAGTGGATTCCTTGGTCAAAGTAATAATGATTCTATGAGGAACAATGGACGTGGTAACTATAACAGCAGCGGTATGAACGGAGGTTCGAGAGGAAGGGGATTTAGTAGAGGAAGAGGATTTGGTAGAGGTACATATAACAATCGTGGCAGTCGCGGTGGACGTGGAGGCAGCGGTAACTACTCCAATTACAACGCTAGAACAACAGACATGTCTTTATGAGTCGTATACTGACCTattagttttcttttccttcttttttttttttccttcttttcctttttttgttccacTCGGTTGCGCAGTTCTGAGTAATGTAATATAGTGTTCCTTTTCCTCTCAAGCTTTTTTCCCttactttattttgttgcccatttttttttttttgttatttatGCTGCTTTCTGTCCATTCCTCTTTAgttatttgaattttttttttttaaattcgTCCTTCTGATTAATCCACTTTGATtatatatttcattttgattaGTCTAGTATTTTTATAGGCCCATATTTCTTAAAGAAGTTATATGAAGTTTCGTAAATATCTGAGAGTTTCTAAATTACCTCTCACATTATACGCgatagaaaaggaaatctGAGAGAACAATTTTACGGAAAAGAACGATTATTTAATTATATGACTATATATGATCACTTAATATACATGAACGGACTGGTATTGCGAAAGCaaagtagaagaaaaatttgcgGGGTTCTAGATTCTATAAAGTGAGTGAACATTGGCTAAACACCCGAAGGCAGAAGCCGACAAAACGAGGTTTTCTGATGTTATTATGAAAAGACAGGGAATTTCTATTTTCCTGTcttttatatatacgtatatgtACATCGTTGAACTGCTCATGAAATAATGAATATAATActattggattttttttggtcaGTAAACTTACTGCTAAGATTCGTTATCATTTGTGATGCTTGTTTCCATCATTTGCTGCTGTTGATTGGCcagttttctttcttgtctACCTTTCTTCATGACTTGTTTCAGGGCGGCACTATCTAGTGGATCCAACAATTCAAAGGA
This region includes:
- the PSP2 gene encoding Psp2p (Asn rich cytoplasmic protein that contains RGG motifs~similar to YML017W), yielding MSLEEFLGNDTLGESVWDEEDINLDAISNTTNIDILKQTKAGSEHQRDGHQQNPQGSHGPMNRSRFSNSGPFGGSGMGDFANHHHPLQHQQGPPYIVKFSDLPPRFSNFDIEDLFQAKFTKFIKFKLFWEVNKNPSISTLKSGSAFDQNFKRDSKVAFVELYTSRDMDKILNYWTAPLKEIYHITTAPAEFDDFKDYSTKVKLLTDPKDDAGKPFITKKQRSKSNPFGSAKPVDTQSKILDIEEKMENLHVEDTTTLRASLIPSSDSAATTAAGSKITILKKQTSTEEESHSATPTPKPLSYSEAVERSAVNETSKKGTPLSKLGSPILELQSKADKSEEFKGGDEQGFEKCDDDKTQTDVSSDKDKAAETDTDKQFTFKNVEREHNTGRAKYNGNHNNNNGNFRGSNRYRGGSNSSNYKGAHNNRGNRGGYRGGSSYNNNNNNNTNDNNNNNNNNNNNNNINGSRYHDRQNNEDGVNSDSSSDASGNKKNDFTNSASNTQQYSIFKPASGFLGQSNNDSMRNNGRGNYNSSGMNGGSRGRGFSRGRGFGRGTYNNRGSRGGRGGSGNYSNYNARTTDMSL